In Capsicum annuum cultivar UCD-10X-F1 chromosome 8, UCD10Xv1.1, whole genome shotgun sequence, the genomic window CAAATATAATAATCATGGCAAAAATAGTGTTCTTCAATATTGTTTTTTTTAATGGCGGCTTTTGCTTAAACGAATAGTTGCATGTATTGACATTCTTGGAATAAGCAATATAGTTTTATAtgcttttcaatttatttatttttgcacaACTTGCAAATTTTTTAACTCAGCATTCTTCCCTATTAAAATCCATCCACAGTATGCCTTGTTCTCATCAAAACCCGAAATGGAATACTCCATTTTAGTTGCTTGTTTCCTTACCTTTGCTATATTTCATTCATCACAAGCTCAAAATTCTCCACAACAAAATTTTCTTAACGCTCACAATACAGCTCGTAGACAAGTTGGAGTCAGCCCTATGACGTGGGACAATAGGCTTGCAGCTTATGCCCAAAATTACGCAAATCAAAGAATTGGTGACTGCGATATGATCCACTCTCATGGCCCATACGGAGAAAACCTAGCCGCCGCTTTCCCCCAGCTCAACGCTGCCGGAGCCGTGAAGATGTGGTTCGATGAGAAGAAATGGTACGATTATAATTCGAATTCTTGTGCACCAGGAAAAGTATGTGGACACTATACTCAAGTGGTGTGGCGTAATTCAGTACGTCTTGGTTGTGCCAGGGTTCGATGCAACAATGGGTGGGTTTTTATAACGTGTAATTATGATCCACCAGGTAATTATATAGGACAACGCCCGTATGGTGATCTGGAAGAACAACCTGCCTTTGATTCCAAATTGGATCTTCCAACTGATGTCTAATTATGAGTTTACGTAATCAAATCATGAATGAATAAAGTTTCAATgtgttaattaaaataataacaagTGTTATTATGTGATGTTATCAATCTTCCTGATGAGTTTAATGATAATGTAATGGGTGCATAGGTAAATATATATAGTCGAAATTGATGTCcatatatatatggatcatttGGACCCGTGCATCTGAATGTTAGTTGATTAACCAGTTTATGTAGAGTCTTTTGTTgcttgatttttattattgtatattCTAGTTTTAAATCTTTTTGTTGGTACTTGGGGTTTGTCTTAGTGGTTttttttctaaacaaaaaaataatccaaCCACCTATTTTACATATTAATGTAGAAACAGTTACTTATAAGGAGGGGGAAATAGGACCAAAGAACAAATGGAATTATTACTAAGATACAGGCAAAGGTAGCCTCAACTACGAAGGGTCGAAGTTAAAGACCACTCCGAAATAAGGGCTGTCCGTACAGTTGAAATTATGTCACCAGGCCTACGTTctttagaaattaa contains:
- the LOC107879924 gene encoding basic form of pathogenesis-related protein 1, whose protein sequence is MEYSILVACFLTFAIFHSSQAQNSPQQNFLNAHNTARRQVGVSPMTWDNRLAAYAQNYANQRIGDCDMIHSHGPYGENLAAAFPQLNAAGAVKMWFDEKKWYDYNSNSCAPGKVCGHYTQVVWRNSVRLGCARVRCNNGWVFITCNYDPPGNYIGQRPYGDLEEQPAFDSKLDLPTDV